In one Arachis duranensis cultivar V14167 chromosome 9, aradu.V14167.gnm2.J7QH, whole genome shotgun sequence genomic region, the following are encoded:
- the LOC107466872 gene encoding uncharacterized protein LOC107466872: MTLTPYKGIGDPKVHVTKFESMMYLNSDCDPILCRSFPTFLDGAALLWFSNLPAGSITSFDEFTKMFINHFAASKIYVRDLDYLSTIKQGSHESFKDYMTRFTTAAMKIPDLNPEVQLHAIKSGLRPGKFQEAIAVAKPKTLEEFRDKATGQIEIEELRETRRSEKLSSRKDDDKPSSKSGNVSRSKVRRQRKAFHQKFGHTTDECVVAKDLLERLARQGLLDKYIGSRSQKETADTSKSKCSSDRRDKGTWRDPVETPTSKGVINYISGGFAR, translated from the exons ATGACCTTAACGCCATACAAGGGGATCGGAGACCCAAAAGTTCATGTCACCAAGTTTGAATCCATGATGTATCTGAACAGTGATTGCGACCCTATTCTATGCCGATCTTTTCCTACTTTCCTAGATGGAGCTGCTTTACTATGGTTTTCTAATTTGCCTGCAGGATCCATAACCAGCTTCGACGAATTCACCAAGATGTTTATCAATCATTTTGCAGCATCCAAAATTTATGTGAGAGACTTGGATTATCTCAGCACGATCAAGCAAGGTTCGCATGAAAGCTTCAAGGATTACATGACGCGGTTCACTACGGCGGCCATGAAAATCCCCGACTTAAACCCAGAAGTACAGTTGCATGCTATCAAAAGTGGCTTACGACCAGGAAAATTCCAGGAAGCCATAGCTGTGGCTAAGCCGAAGACGTTAGAAGAATTCCGAGATAAGGCCACAGGACAGATCGAGATAGAGGAATTGCGAGAAACACGGAGGAGTGAAAAACTGTCATCACGAAAAGATGATGACAAGCCGAGCAG TAAAAGCGGAAACGTATCAAGATCAAAAGTACGTAGACAAAGGAAAGCATTCCACCAGAAGTTCGGTCACACCACGGACGAGTGTGTAGTAGCCAAAGACCTATTGGAGAGACTGGCAAGACAAGGACTGCTAGACAAGTACATCGGTTCAAGGAGCCAGAAGGAAACAGCTGACACGAGTAAATCGAAGTGTAGCTCAGACCGAAGGGATAAAGGAACATGGCGGGACCCAGTAGAAACCCCCACCTCCAAAGGGGTCATAAACTACATATCAGGAGGTTTCGCCAGATGA